The following coding sequences are from one Bacteroidia bacterium window:
- the purN gene encoding phosphoribosylglycinamide formyltransferase — translation MNIFKEERNQKVKNIAIFASGSGTNAENIIKHFNSNLYVKVSKIYTNNAEAGVIERAIRLNVPVFIFNKDEFRQSTVIIDDLKAENIDFIVLAGFLWLIPENITSNFTNKIINIHPALLPKYGGKGMYGHFVHEKVIEMGEKESGITIHYVNEKYDEGDIVFQAKCAITKDDTPDSLAKKIHLLEYEHFPKEIEKLLFC, via the coding sequence ATGAACATTTTTAAGGAGGAAAGAAATCAAAAAGTAAAAAATATCGCCATATTTGCTTCTGGATCAGGAACTAATGCGGAAAACATCATTAAGCATTTTAATTCCAATTTATATGTAAAAGTTTCAAAAATATACACAAATAACGCAGAAGCCGGTGTAATTGAAAGAGCAATAAGATTAAATGTACCGGTATTTATTTTTAATAAAGATGAATTCAGACAATCAACAGTAATAATTGACGATTTAAAAGCCGAGAATATTGATTTTATTGTTTTAGCAGGTTTTTTATGGCTTATTCCTGAAAATATTACTTCAAATTTTACAAATAAAATTATCAATATTCACCCAGCTTTATTGCCTAAGTATGGTGGTAAAGGAATGTACGGACACTTTGTTCACGAGAAAGTTATTGAAATGGGTGAAAAGGAATCTGGTATTACTATTCATTATGTAAATGAAAAATATGACGAAGGTGATATTGTTTTTCAAGCAAAGTGTGCCATTACAAAAGATGATACACCAGATAGTTTAGCAAAAAAGATTCATTTATTAGAGTACGAACACTTCCCAAAAGAAATAGAAAAGCTTTTATTCTGTTAA
- a CDS encoding PD40 domain-containing protein has protein sequence MKQVFVVFVFIGFLALNSFSQKIDKDLFEKNFTNAENLLEKGDFTAALIVYKELLQMDPENANLNFKAGFCYMNTVLEKSKSIPYLEKAIKNINLKAQPEFYYETSAPIESYLYLAKAYHLDYKFEKAIKLLDTLKIMIPDYKAEFVENIDNLYENCNYGISLIKYPVKMFVTNLGNAINSEFDEHSPVFSADESTLIFTSKRTGSTGEKTTEDGQYFEDIYISHKKEDGAWNSPVSISSNINTTGHEATIGLSVDGQELFIYKDESNVVNEKDGNIYYSKLDGEVWSTPIKLGPTINTKDNENHASLSADGSQLFFTSDRPGGYGGMDIYCSNKLPNGDWAPAQNLGTIVNSSEDEIGPFIHPDGVTLFFSSKSHMNMGGFDIFFTSKDEEGVWAEPTNLGYPINTTADDIFYTPTPDGKRGYYASQQAGGVGRNDIYLITLPESEEKSLTVMSGVITMADGTQLNSVSITVTDKDTKEVVGTYTPNSKTGKYLFILKPGKNYTVTVDAEGFLPFSDDLMVKDGTSYQQIQRAIKLDPILLGKLTKEYYFHFDPSGTVLNDKESNNFITIAKILLFAEKYNAEIILPSNNSNVDLNNIRAEIITENLLDLKVPQGQIKTLKKPSGNKEAILLYIVSDEKNTTQNQVQTNTNTDVINKINSENGLIIECIFFKFDKYSTKSFIENLNNLSQWLVLNPDAIIEITGNTDNKGSYKYNKTLSLRRANFVKNYLIDKGSKKEQITVKGAGEKNPVAKNLNIESRKLNRRVEFKLLKEGKTPITFKPVEVPEQYKINNK, from the coding sequence ATGAAGCAGGTATTTGTAGTATTTGTTTTTATTGGGTTTTTAGCCTTAAATTCATTTTCTCAGAAAATTGATAAAGATCTTTTTGAAAAGAACTTTACAAATGCAGAAAATTTGCTGGAAAAGGGAGACTTCACAGCAGCACTTATTGTATATAAAGAATTATTACAGATGGATCCGGAAAATGCAAACCTTAATTTTAAAGCTGGATTTTGTTACATGAATACTGTACTCGAAAAATCAAAATCAATTCCATATCTCGAGAAAGCAATTAAAAATATTAATTTAAAAGCACAACCCGAATTTTATTATGAAACATCTGCTCCTATAGAATCATATCTTTATTTAGCAAAAGCATATCATTTAGATTATAAATTTGAAAAAGCCATAAAATTACTCGACACATTAAAAATTATGATTCCGGATTATAAAGCAGAATTTGTTGAGAACATAGATAATCTTTATGAAAACTGTAATTATGGTATTAGCCTAATTAAGTATCCAGTTAAAATGTTTGTTACCAATTTGGGAAATGCAATTAATTCAGAGTTCGATGAACATAGCCCTGTTTTTTCCGCTGATGAATCCACCTTAATTTTTACCTCTAAAAGAACAGGTAGTACAGGCGAAAAAACTACTGAAGATGGGCAGTACTTCGAGGACATTTATATTTCTCATAAAAAAGAAGATGGAGCGTGGAATAGTCCTGTTTCAATAAGTTCAAATATAAATACCACAGGCCACGAGGCTACAATTGGTCTTTCTGTTGATGGTCAGGAGTTGTTTATTTACAAAGATGAATCAAATGTTGTAAATGAAAAAGACGGTAATATTTATTATAGTAAATTGGATGGTGAAGTTTGGTCAACTCCAATAAAATTAGGACCAACAATTAACACAAAAGATAACGAAAACCATGCATCACTTTCTGCTGATGGTTCTCAGTTGTTTTTTACAAGTGATAGGCCAGGTGGATATGGCGGCATGGATATTTATTGTTCAAATAAATTACCAAATGGAGATTGGGCACCTGCACAGAATCTTGGAACAATAGTAAATTCTTCAGAAGATGAAATAGGTCCTTTTATTCATCCTGACGGAGTAACTTTATTCTTTAGTAGTAAAAGTCACATGAATATGGGTGGTTTTGATATTTTCTTTACTAGTAAAGACGAAGAAGGTGTGTGGGCAGAACCAACTAACCTTGGATATCCTATAAATACTACTGCTGATGACATTTTTTATACTCCAACTCCTGATGGGAAAAGAGGTTATTATGCATCTCAGCAAGCAGGAGGTGTTGGACGAAATGATATTTATTTGATAACTCTCCCTGAAAGCGAAGAGAAATCACTTACTGTTATGTCTGGTGTTATAACAATGGCCGACGGAACCCAGCTTAATAGCGTTTCAATTACAGTTACTGATAAGGATACAAAAGAAGTTGTTGGTACATATACACCCAACTCAAAAACAGGAAAGTATTTGTTTATTTTAAAACCTGGTAAAAATTATACTGTTACAGTTGATGCTGAAGGCTTTTTGCCTTTTAGCGACGACTTAATGGTAAAAGACGGTACATCTTATCAGCAAATTCAAAGAGCAATTAAATTAGATCCGATTTTACTTGGCAAACTAACAAAGGAATATTACTTTCATTTTGACCCTTCGGGAACCGTGTTAAATGATAAAGAATCCAATAATTTTATAACAATAGCTAAAATATTATTGTTTGCCGAAAAATATAATGCTGAAATTATTCTTCCTTCAAATAATTCAAATGTTGACCTAAATAACATTAGAGCAGAAATCATTACTGAGAATTTATTAGATCTAAAGGTTCCTCAAGGTCAGATTAAAACACTTAAGAAACCTTCAGGAAATAAAGAAGCGATATTATTATATATTGTTTCTGATGAAAAAAACACAACCCAAAATCAGGTACAGACAAATACCAATACTGACGTAATAAATAAAATTAATAGTGAAAATGGTTTAATTATTGAATGTATCTTTTTTAAATTCGATAAATATTCAACAAAGTCATTTATCGAAAATTTAAATAATTTATCTCAGTGGCTTGTGTTAAATCCTGATGCAATAATTGAAATTACCGGTAATACCGATAATAAAGGGAGTTACAAGTATAATAAAACTCTAAGTTTAAGAAGAGCAAATTTTGTGAAAAATTATTTGATTGATAAAGGCTCTAAAAAGGAACAGATAACTGTTAAGGGTGCTGGTGAAAAAAATCCAGTAGCCAAAAATTTAAATATTGAATCGAGAAAATTAAACAGAAGAGTAGAATTTAAACTTTTAAAAGAAGGCAAAACACCAATAACATTTAAGCCTGTTGAGGTACCGGAACAATATAAAATTAATAACAAATAA
- a CDS encoding GNAT family N-acetyltransferase — MTLEKENVKLRAVEPSDLESLYLWENEIEVWRVSQTISPFSKYTLKEYCSFANADIQTAKQLRLMIDVIDGSEEITVGMVDLFDYDAINRKAGIGILIGNHNYRQKGVACTALEILVNYSFSILNLHQLYCFISINNKASIDLFLKSKFEKCGIINDWILNSNKWEQAGFFQLINNKQ; from the coding sequence ATGACTCTTGAAAAAGAAAATGTTAAGCTTCGTGCGGTAGAACCTTCAGATCTGGAAAGTCTGTATCTTTGGGAAAACGAGATAGAGGTTTGGCGGGTAAGTCAAACAATTTCGCCATTTTCAAAATACACATTAAAAGAGTACTGTTCTTTTGCAAATGCTGATATACAAACTGCAAAACAACTCAGACTGATGATTGATGTTATTGATGGTTCAGAAGAGATAACTGTTGGAATGGTAGATCTGTTTGATTATGACGCTATAAACAGGAAAGCAGGTATTGGAATTTTAATCGGAAATCATAATTACCGACAAAAGGGTGTTGCATGTACTGCTCTGGAAATTTTAGTGAACTATAGTTTTTCAATATTAAATTTACATCAACTATATTGCTTTATTTCAATAAATAATAAGGCAAGTATAGACTTGTTTTTAAAAAGTAAATTTGAGAAATGTGGAATTATTAACGATTGGATTTTAAATTCAAACAAATGGGAACAGGCAGGTTTTTTTCAATTAATTAATAATAAACAATAA
- a CDS encoding 2-oxo acid dehydrogenase subunit E2, which translates to MADFEMLLPSMGEGFTDATITKWLVREGDSVNEDTPIVEVATDKVDSEIPSPKQGVVQKLLFNEGDVVQIGTPILILKTNVAGENLNKQVILTEVNEISTVATPDFKQENQITENEIVKTSGKAFLSPLVRQIMKEHLITENDIKNLKGSGLEGRITKTDIENFINIKSQIQKVVVVNDVKPQLIEEPIKSEVAISTGEVEVVEMDRMRKIIAEHMVRSVHTSPHVTSFIEADVTRIVEWRNKLKEEFQNKHGEKLTFMPVFIEATAMAIKDFPLINVSVDGTKILIKKNINIGIATALPSWNLIVPVIHNADQKNLIGLSKSVNDLANRARQNKLLPDEIKGGTFTITNLGSFGTYTGTPIINQPEAAILAIGTINKKPAVIETPAGDAIAIRQITMLSVTFDHRIVDGALAGAFLKRTAEYLENFDILRKF; encoded by the coding sequence ATGGCTGATTTCGAAATGCTTTTACCTTCAATGGGTGAGGGCTTTACCGATGCAACGATAACTAAATGGCTTGTTAGGGAAGGTGATTCTGTTAATGAGGATACGCCAATAGTTGAAGTTGCAACTGATAAGGTTGATTCTGAAATTCCATCGCCAAAGCAGGGAGTTGTACAAAAGCTATTGTTTAACGAAGGAGATGTAGTTCAAATTGGTACTCCAATTTTAATTTTAAAAACTAATGTTGCTGGCGAGAATTTAAATAAGCAAGTAATTTTAACTGAAGTTAACGAAATTTCTACAGTTGCAACTCCAGATTTTAAACAGGAAAACCAAATTACAGAAAATGAAATAGTAAAAACATCTGGCAAAGCTTTTTTAAGCCCGCTTGTTCGTCAGATAATGAAAGAACATCTGATTACCGAAAATGATATAAAAAACTTAAAGGGTTCAGGTCTTGAGGGAAGAATAACAAAAACAGATATTGAAAATTTTATAAATATTAAAAGCCAAATTCAAAAAGTTGTAGTTGTTAACGATGTTAAACCACAATTAATAGAAGAACCAATTAAATCAGAAGTTGCAATTTCGACCGGTGAAGTTGAGGTAGTTGAAATGGACAGAATGAGAAAAATAATTGCTGAACATATGGTTCGTTCTGTTCATACCTCACCACATGTTACTTCTTTTATTGAAGCTGATGTTACAAGAATTGTGGAATGGAGAAACAAACTGAAAGAAGAATTTCAGAATAAACATGGTGAAAAACTAACGTTTATGCCGGTGTTTATAGAAGCTACAGCAATGGCAATTAAAGATTTTCCTTTAATAAATGTTTCTGTTGATGGTACAAAAATTCTGATAAAAAAGAATATCAATATTGGAATTGCAACAGCACTTCCTTCGTGGAATTTAATTGTGCCTGTAATTCACAATGCCGACCAAAAAAATTTAATAGGACTCTCAAAGTCAGTAAACGATTTAGCAAACAGAGCCCGTCAAAACAAACTTTTGCCGGATGAAATAAAGGGTGGAACTTTTACAATAACTAATCTTGGTTCGTTCGGGACATATACCGGAACACCAATTATCAACCAACCCGAGGCTGCGATTCTTGCTATTGGTACAATTAATAAAAAACCAGCCGTAATTGAAACTCCTGCTGGTGATGCGATTGCTATAAGACAAATAACAATGCTCTCGGTAACTTTTGATCATAGAATTGTTGACGGAGCATTAGCCGGAGCATTTTTAAAAAGAACTGCAGAATACCTTGAAAATTTCGACATTTTAAGGAAATTTTAA
- the fabF gene encoding beta-ketoacyl-ACP synthase II, producing MELKRVVVTGLGTINPLGNNISDYWNGLVNGVSGCDLITYFDTSKFKTKFACEVKNYDAGNFFDRKEARKLDKYAQFALVAADEAIKDSSLALDQIDLDRAGVIWASGIGGIETFLEEVRGYVLGDGTPRFSPFFIPKMIADIAAGHISIKYGFRGPNFCTVSACASSTHAIIDATTYIRLGRADIIITGGSEAAINEAGMGGFNAMQALSTRNDDFKTASRPFCLTRDGFVMGEGAGSLILEEYEHAIKRGAKIYAEVVGSGLTADAHHLTAPHPEGIGARNVMLMALKEAGLEPSVIDYINVHGTATPLGDIAETKAIKEVFGEHAYNLNISSTKSMTGHLLGAAGVIEGIASILAINNQTIPPTINHHEVDPNIDPKLNLTFHKAQQRSVNYALSNTFGFGGHNASILLKKYQG from the coding sequence ATGGAACTCAAACGGGTAGTAGTAACCGGGCTTGGAACAATTAATCCTTTAGGTAATAACATTTCAGATTATTGGAATGGCCTAGTTAATGGTGTAAGTGGTTGCGATTTAATTACCTATTTTGACACTTCCAAATTTAAAACTAAGTTTGCCTGTGAAGTAAAAAATTACGATGCAGGTAACTTCTTCGACCGCAAAGAAGCCAGGAAATTGGACAAATATGCCCAGTTTGCCCTGGTAGCTGCGGACGAAGCTATTAAAGATTCAAGTTTAGCGTTAGACCAAATTGACCTCGACCGCGCAGGTGTAATTTGGGCATCTGGAATAGGTGGTATCGAAACATTTCTTGAAGAAGTAAGAGGATATGTACTTGGAGATGGTACTCCACGTTTTAGTCCGTTTTTTATTCCTAAAATGATTGCTGACATTGCAGCTGGTCATATTTCAATAAAATACGGTTTCCGTGGACCAAACTTCTGTACTGTATCCGCTTGTGCTTCATCAACTCATGCAATTATCGATGCTACAACTTATATCAGACTTGGAAGAGCCGATATAATTATTACAGGTGGTTCCGAAGCTGCAATTAATGAAGCCGGAATGGGCGGATTTAATGCAATGCAAGCTCTTTCTACAAGAAACGACGATTTTAAAACAGCTTCAAGACCTTTCTGCTTAACCCGTGATGGTTTTGTAATGGGCGAAGGAGCCGGTTCTTTAATTCTTGAAGAATATGAACATGCAATTAAACGCGGTGCAAAAATTTATGCTGAAGTAGTTGGATCCGGCTTAACAGCAGATGCTCATCATCTTACAGCTCCACATCCAGAAGGAATTGGTGCAAGAAATGTAATGTTAATGGCATTAAAAGAAGCTGGTTTAGAACCAAGTGTAATTGATTATATCAATGTTCATGGAACTGCTACTCCACTTGGAGATATTGCCGAAACAAAGGCAATTAAAGAAGTTTTTGGCGAACATGCATACAATCTTAATATAAGTTCTACAAAATCAATGACAGGACATCTTTTAGGTGCTGCCGGAGTTATTGAGGGTATTGCATCAATACTTGCAATTAATAATCAAACCATTCCGCCAACGATTAACCATCACGAAGTTGATCCGAATATTGATCCGAAACTCAATCTTACATTTCACAAAGCTCAACAAAGAAGTGTAAATTATGCCTTAAGTAATACTTTCGGCTTTGGAGGACACAATGCCTCTATCCTTCTTAAAAAGTACCAAGGTTAA
- a CDS encoding OmpA family protein: MMKFIAIIKTVVCISIFFVLANAATAQDFKKKFINAEYYFLYEEFSEALPIYLELIKLEPDNANINYRIGICLLHVPDPAENRKALEYLQKAITNINPKYKEGSYLEKGAPKDALFYLGNAYRNLLEFDKAVENYKKYREILNTKDLFYIDYIDREIQCTQNAKELVKLPLKLITENLGEVINSESKVENCPVISDDETVLIFTAGDKNVFSAEIDINVINYDYQMDNIYFSKKAEGKWTDPVNVTKQIGATSRTVPVTISADGTELYLVRDDNDNGNICVSYYKNNKWSDMKLLNKNINTKQWESHATLTIDGKTLYFTSDRPGGFGGLDIYRSVKDEQGEWGPAVNLGPTINTKYDEETPFILNDSKTLYFSSQGHYSMGGFDVFHTTLLDNNTWSSPLNIGYPINTVGNDLFYLPKANGEYAFFPLNNNERGIGSNDIFKIAVSIPDGHETEIILKGDITLQDQKNELPHDFIISLIDSIKGDTLIKCKPNYLLSNYLTQIKSGNFKIEYKCNGYKTHYENLYIPEVYTRSEVVINVEMVPIEVTKGEYYVIRSIFFDYGKFDLRRESQEDLQRLADLMRKNPSLYIEIVGHTDALGSDKFNQKLSENRSKASIDYLVAQGIDQSRFVSKGMGKSHFIAINQNADGSDNPEGRQLNRRVEMKLLNSTAENIVVEDIKVPETLRFSREGRQQHSSERYTILLLKQKGNTITFDITNKMLTLVGTLSKTEMFSKTTGSPINETKVDDMVMYTVGDFANKSDAMKLLNIVIDENFPEATIENQSAIGKIKNEINISYNLNQSDSALSVVNDETLYTIQLSALTKPAEMALFKNVKGVKENLCLDGFYRYTYGEIEGLAAAQKEKQRMIELGFPGAFLVKLENFNKKVEQKGEFTIQLESLSEPVNLSRYENLKGVREIIGNDGKYKYLYGKYTTVDEARKEIKKIQKAGYGNAFIVNTEKYK, translated from the coding sequence ATGATGAAATTTATAGCAATAATAAAAACAGTTGTTTGCATAAGTATTTTTTTTGTGTTAGCAAATGCTGCAACTGCCCAGGATTTTAAAAAGAAGTTTATAAATGCGGAATATTATTTCCTTTACGAAGAATTTAGTGAAGCATTGCCAATTTACCTTGAGTTAATAAAATTAGAACCCGACAATGCAAATATAAATTACCGAATTGGTATTTGTTTATTACATGTTCCCGATCCTGCCGAAAACAGAAAAGCACTTGAATATCTTCAAAAGGCGATTACAAATATAAATCCTAAATATAAAGAGGGTTCTTATTTAGAAAAAGGTGCACCAAAAGATGCATTATTTTATTTAGGAAATGCGTATAGAAACCTTTTAGAGTTTGATAAAGCAGTAGAAAATTATAAAAAGTATCGCGAAATATTAAATACAAAAGATCTTTTTTATATTGACTATATCGACCGTGAAATTCAATGTACACAAAACGCAAAAGAGCTGGTTAAGTTGCCACTAAAATTAATCACAGAAAATCTTGGAGAAGTAATAAATTCCGAATCAAAAGTTGAAAATTGTCCGGTTATTTCTGATGATGAAACTGTACTTATTTTTACAGCCGGTGATAAAAATGTTTTTTCAGCAGAAATAGATATTAATGTTATCAATTATGATTATCAGATGGATAATATTTATTTCTCCAAAAAAGCTGAGGGTAAATGGACTGATCCTGTAAATGTAACAAAGCAAATTGGCGCAACTTCCAGAACTGTTCCTGTTACTATAAGCGCAGATGGAACAGAGCTTTATTTAGTTCGCGATGATAATGACAACGGTAATATTTGTGTTAGCTATTATAAGAATAATAAGTGGTCCGACATGAAATTACTAAACAAGAACATTAACACAAAACAGTGGGAATCTCATGCAACCCTTACAATAGATGGAAAAACTCTTTATTTTACAAGCGACAGACCTGGTGGCTTCGGCGGCCTTGATATTTACCGTTCGGTAAAAGATGAGCAGGGAGAATGGGGACCAGCTGTAAATCTTGGTCCAACAATTAATACAAAATACGATGAAGAAACTCCGTTTATTTTGAATGATAGTAAAACTCTTTATTTTAGTTCGCAGGGACATTACAGCATGGGAGGTTTTGATGTTTTTCACACTACGTTGTTAGACAATAATACTTGGTCGTCGCCATTAAACATTGGATATCCAATTAATACAGTAGGTAACGATTTGTTTTATCTGCCTAAAGCAAATGGAGAATATGCTTTTTTCCCTCTAAATAATAACGAAAGAGGTATTGGCTCAAATGATATTTTTAAGATTGCTGTTAGTATTCCTGATGGGCACGAAACCGAGATTATTCTAAAAGGAGATATAACACTTCAGGATCAGAAAAATGAATTGCCCCATGACTTTATAATTTCATTAATTGATAGCATAAAAGGTGATACACTAATAAAATGTAAACCAAATTATTTGTTAAGTAATTATTTAACACAAATAAAATCAGGAAACTTTAAAATAGAATATAAGTGTAATGGGTATAAAACTCATTATGAGAATTTGTATATACCTGAGGTTTATACCAGATCTGAAGTTGTTATTAACGTAGAAATGGTTCCAATTGAAGTTACCAAAGGTGAATACTACGTAATCAGAAGTATTTTCTTTGACTATGGCAAGTTTGATTTAAGAAGAGAATCACAGGAAGATTTACAGCGTCTTGCTGATTTAATGAGAAAAAATCCTTCACTTTATATCGAAATTGTTGGACATACCGATGCTCTTGGTAGCGATAAATTTAATCAGAAACTTTCAGAGAACAGATCAAAAGCATCAATTGATTACTTAGTGGCTCAAGGTATTGATCAGAGTCGCTTTGTTTCAAAAGGGATGGGTAAATCACATTTTATAGCAATTAATCAGAATGCAGACGGAAGCGATAACCCCGAAGGTCGTCAGCTTAACCGTCGTGTAGAAATGAAACTTCTAAATTCAACAGCAGAGAATATTGTAGTTGAAGATATTAAAGTTCCAGAAACATTAAGATTTTCGCGTGAAGGAAGACAACAACATTCTTCAGAACGATATACCATACTTTTACTTAAACAAAAAGGTAATACCATTACTTTCGATATAACAAATAAAATGTTGACACTTGTTGGCACTCTATCTAAAACAGAGATGTTCTCAAAAACAACAGGATCGCCAATAAATGAAACAAAGGTTGATGATATGGTGATGTACACTGTTGGTGATTTTGCTAACAAATCAGATGCGATGAAGCTTTTGAACATTGTTATAGATGAGAATTTCCCCGAGGCAACTATCGAAAACCAATCAGCAATAGGAAAGATTAAGAATGAAATAAATATTTCATATAACCTTAACCAATCAGATTCAGCTTTATCAGTTGTTAATGATGAAACCTTATATACTATTCAGCTAAGTGCACTAACAAAACCTGCTGAAATGGCTTTATTTAAGAATGTTAAGGGTGTTAAAGAAAACCTCTGCCTTGATGGATTTTATAGATATACTTATGGTGAAATAGAAGGTCTGGCAGCTGCTCAAAAAGAAAAACAAAGAATGATAGAACTTGGTTTTCCGGGAGCATTTCTTGTAAAACTCGAAAACTTTAATAAAAAGGTTGAGCAAAAGGGTGAGTTTACAATTCAGCTAGAATC
- a CDS encoding acyl carrier protein, which produces MSDIASRVKAIIVDKLGVDENEVTNEASFTNDLGADSLDTVELIMEFEKEFNIAIPDDQAEKIGTVGDAVSYIEKNAK; this is translated from the coding sequence ATGTCTGACATTGCTTCTAGAGTTAAAGCAATAATCGTTGACAAACTAGGTGTTGACGAAAACGAAGTTACTAACGAAGCTAGCTTCACAAATGATTTAGGTGCCGATTCACTCGACACAGTTGAATTGATTATGGAATTTGAAAAAGAATTCAACATCGCTATTCCAGACGATCAAGCTGAGAAAATTGGAACAGTAGGAGACGCAGTTTCTTACATCGAAAAAAACGCAAAATAA
- a CDS encoding PD40 domain-containing protein, producing MTKKLVFLSLFVAVIMLQMPAFAQKFNAKQTFINAQKHMQLGETQLAIEDLLLYFKNDSTNSNVNYLLGSCYFKTDATKSQCIPYLLKATEINPEYQESNAKENKASPEALWILALAQYKNSMFDNALTSLEKYKEFVKTDVQKSKDAEKMISLSNNAKELIKNPVKISLINMGAVINSELDDHSPVFNIDETVMIFTSKRKGSTGNFKTSDKQYFEDIYISRKENSQWGAPQKISENINTMEHEASVALSADGNDLIIYKDDVGDGNLYLSHFNGTEWAKPEKLSSNVNSSYDESHASISSDGSTLYFSSNRPGGLGGYDLYISYRLPNGDWSLAKNAGSIINTEKDESGPFIHPDGSTLYFSSKGHNSMGGYDLFFTILKDDGAFSRPENMGYPINSIDDDVFYVLSADGKRAYYSTVQKEGVGGKDIYLMDLLSLPERALVVVNGFIKNKKTGEVVKDVILKINDFKTGTLIGEFKPNRQSGKYTIVLPKSKQYTLSCNGCGLTFPTEPLSIPDNSSFYYLQKPIVLDPIVEVE from the coding sequence ATGACTAAGAAACTGGTTTTTCTATCGCTTTTTGTGGCAGTTATAATGTTACAAATGCCGGCATTTGCTCAAAAATTTAATGCCAAGCAAACATTTATTAATGCACAAAAGCATATGCAGCTGGGCGAAACCCAATTAGCTATTGAAGATTTACTTTTGTATTTTAAAAATGATTCCACAAATTCAAATGTTAACTATTTACTTGGTTCGTGTTATTTTAAAACCGATGCTACTAAAAGTCAATGTATTCCTTATCTTTTAAAAGCAACAGAAATAAATCCGGAGTATCAGGAATCAAACGCAAAAGAAAACAAAGCTTCACCTGAGGCATTGTGGATATTAGCCTTGGCTCAATATAAGAATAGTATGTTTGATAATGCATTAACCTCACTCGAGAAATATAAAGAATTTGTAAAAACTGATGTACAGAAAAGTAAAGATGCTGAAAAAATGATTTCTTTATCTAATAACGCTAAGGAATTAATAAAGAATCCGGTTAAGATCAGTCTTATAAATATGGGTGCTGTTATTAATTCAGAACTTGATGATCACAGTCCGGTATTTAATATTGATGAAACTGTAATGATTTTTACTTCCAAAAGAAAGGGAAGTACAGGTAATTTTAAAACCAGTGATAAACAATATTTCGAAGATATTTATATTTCACGTAAAGAAAATTCACAATGGGGGGCTCCTCAAAAAATCAGTGAAAACATAAATACAATGGAACACGAGGCTTCTGTTGCCCTTTCTGCTGATGGAAATGATTTGATTATTTATAAAGATGATGTTGGAGATGGTAATTTGTATTTAAGTCATTTTAATGGAACAGAATGGGCTAAGCCAGAAAAACTCAGTTCTAATGTAAATTCCAGTTATGATGAAAGCCATGCCTCAATATCTTCAGATGGTTCAACATTATACTTTTCAAGTAACCGACCCGGTGGTTTAGGTGGTTATGATCTGTATATTTCATATCGTTTGCCAAACGGAGATTGGAGTTTAGCAAAAAATGCAGGAAGTATTATTAATACAGAAAAAGATGAAAGTGGACCATTTATTCATCCAGATGGAAGTACTTTGTATTTTAGCTCTAAAGGTCACAATAGTATGGGAGGTTATGATTTGTTTTTTACAATTTTGAAAGATGATGGAGCATTTTCGCGACCAGAAAATATGGGATATCCTATTAACTCAATTGATGATGATGTTTTTTATGTTTTATCGGCTGATGGCAAAAGAGCATATTATTCAACAGTTCAGAAAGAAGGAGTAGGCGGAAAAGATATTTATTTAATGGATTTACTTTCATTGCCAGAGCGTGCATTAGTAGTGGTTAATGGTTTTATTAAAAACAAAAAAACCGGAGAAGTCGTTAAGGATGTTATTTTAAAAATAAATGATTTTAAGACTGGAACTCTTATCGGAGAATTTAAACCAAACAGACAATCAGGCAAATACACTATTGTGTTGCCAAAGTCAAAGCAATATACTTTATCCTGTAATGGTTGCGGGTTAACTTTTCCAACAGAACCTTTAAGTATACCAGATAATTCTTCATTCTATTATTTACAGAAACCAATTGTGTTAGATCCGATAGTTGAGGTAGAATAA